From Caballeronia insecticola, a single genomic window includes:
- the bamC gene encoding outer membrane protein assembly factor BamC, whose protein sequence is MTDFRVTKRVAALFVVAGIVAGCGTSNPNAFNYKSDQRSKQVSLAVPPNLLDETADQRSLPPQGGQASLSDLQQIQKVAPNAPTVVPPVSGMRIQRDGAERWLVVDGKTPDQVWPQIRRFWQEQGFLLVVDQRDKGVMETDWNETHPQISDGLIRDTLAKATGNAYVTAERNKYRTRLEKAPDGGTYVFISQKGMREALTGVNNDSSQWQARPNDPALENEYLKRLMSSLSLSDQRQASGGATPLDTPAVAGAARTAPSASSAQAAKGGDSKAAAVAAQNVANSGNTPIRNEVVPEAETSQLTLPEAYDRAWLRVGIALDRANFTVDDRDRAKGVYYVRYVDPTDKTSAEQGFWSQVFHGRKEMKAKQYQINVRAVTEQQTRVAIVDDKGQVDASPQARQIMALLADQIS, encoded by the coding sequence ATGACAGATTTTCGTGTGACCAAGCGGGTGGCTGCGCTTTTCGTGGTGGCCGGAATCGTTGCGGGATGCGGCACGTCCAATCCCAACGCGTTCAACTACAAGAGCGATCAGCGTTCGAAACAGGTGTCTCTCGCCGTTCCGCCGAATCTGCTCGACGAGACGGCCGACCAGCGCTCGCTGCCGCCACAGGGCGGGCAGGCGTCGCTGTCCGATCTGCAACAGATTCAGAAAGTCGCACCGAACGCGCCTACGGTGGTTCCACCGGTGTCGGGCATGCGCATTCAACGTGACGGCGCCGAGCGCTGGCTCGTCGTCGACGGCAAGACGCCCGATCAGGTGTGGCCGCAAATCCGCCGTTTCTGGCAGGAGCAGGGCTTCCTGCTCGTCGTGGACCAGCGCGACAAGGGCGTGATGGAAACCGACTGGAACGAAACCCATCCGCAGATTTCCGACGGCCTGATCCGCGACACGCTCGCCAAGGCCACCGGCAACGCGTATGTGACGGCCGAGCGCAACAAGTACCGCACGCGGCTGGAGAAGGCGCCCGACGGCGGCACGTACGTGTTCATCAGCCAGAAGGGCATGCGCGAAGCGCTCACCGGCGTGAACAACGATTCGAGCCAGTGGCAGGCGCGTCCGAACGATCCGGCGCTCGAAAACGAATACCTGAAGCGTTTGATGTCGTCGCTGTCACTCTCGGATCAGCGCCAGGCATCGGGCGGCGCAACGCCGCTCGACACGCCGGCCGTGGCGGGCGCCGCGCGCACCGCACCGAGCGCATCCAGCGCGCAAGCGGCCAAGGGCGGCGATTCGAAGGCCGCAGCGGTTGCCGCGCAGAACGTCGCGAATTCGGGCAACACGCCGATCAGAAACGAGGTCGTGCCGGAAGCCGAAACGTCGCAACTGACGCTGCCGGAAGCGTACGATCGCGCGTGGCTGCGCGTGGGCATCGCGCTCGATCGCGCGAACTTCACGGTGGACGACCGCGACCGCGCGAAGGGCGTCTACTACGTGCGTTACGTGGATCCGACCGACAAGACATCGGCGGAGCAAGGCTTCTGGAGCCAGGTTTTCCACGGCCGCAAGGAAATGAAGGCGAAGCAGTATCAGATCAACGTGCGCGCGGTGACCGAGCAACAAACCCGCGTGGCGATCGTCGACGACAAAGGCCAGGTCGATGCCTCGCCGCAAGCCCGTCAGATCATGGCGCTGCTTGCGGATCAGATCAGCTGA
- a CDS encoding putative quinol monooxygenase, producing the protein MSEVAVVAILVAKPGREEELRQVLEANVEPTRKEQGALQYDLHRDIKEPRRFIFFERWASEAALDEHGRSAHIQTFRAKSPELCEHAEVHRAGKIL; encoded by the coding sequence ATGTCGGAAGTTGCCGTCGTCGCCATTCTTGTGGCCAAGCCGGGCCGGGAAGAGGAACTGAGGCAAGTGCTCGAAGCCAATGTCGAGCCGACGAGAAAGGAGCAGGGCGCGCTGCAGTACGACTTGCACCGCGACATCAAGGAGCCGCGGCGCTTCATCTTCTTCGAGCGCTGGGCGAGCGAAGCCGCGCTCGACGAGCACGGCCGTTCCGCGCATATTCAGACGTTCCGCGCGAAGTCGCCGGAACTCTGCGAGCACGCCGAGGTGCATCGCGCGGGCAAGATCCTCTGA